CGGGAGTGAGCACGGCGGCAGTGGGCGCAACTCCATGTACGATGTGGCTCCCTTGCCGCTTCCTCTTCAAGTAGGCGACTGGAGGAGTTGGCGCGGCGCTGGGCAACACGCCCGCAGGAGGTGCAAAAGGATGAGGCGACATCGATGGGGGCGGCAGCGGATGAAATGTGTCGGCTTGTGGCTGCGAGTACTCCATGTCGCCGATTAGGGCCAAGGTGAGGCGAGAGGCGCGGGAGTGGGGAGATAGGGGGTGGGTGGCGAAGAAGGGGCggaaatgccccccccccccgccccccgcgcTCCCGCGAAGTCACTCGTGGGATAGAGGGAACGGCAAAAATAGGAAGGAAAACTGGACCTatggcaaggcgcgggttgaaatatGTAGCTCCACGCAATTTTTTTTCCAGGACAACCCATTTTACGGACCTGCGCGGGACGATTTTTCTTCGCAGTCCCGTAAAATGGTGGTTATTTTAGCGGACGTGACTTTTTACGGGgtctgttagagatgctctaagggcaACTCGAGTAGATCCCTCAAAAGTCATATCTAGAGGGAATTTCTTTTGTTTTGAGGGATTAATCCCTTTCTAGCAGATCCATTATGCAAAACTTCCCTAAAGAAATGGCTGTCTCTTCcaatttcaatgaacttttttcaaattcatgaactttttctaaattcaatgttttttttcaaattcaatgaactattttttaaaatcgatgaactttttccaattttgatgaactttttttcaaattttatgaacttttttctaaatcgatgaacttttttcaaaaccgatgaactttttttcaaaatcgaccaaactttttaaaattttgtgaaCTTCTTTATAAAAATGGTGAACtaattttcaaaatcgatgaacttgttTTTCAAAATCAAAGAACTTTTCCACTAAATTTCAGGTTTACGTTAATGTTTCATTAAGGAACGGTCAAGTAGCACTGTTTCCTTTTTATAGAACATTAGGACGTGTTTGGTCTAGTGGACAAAAAGTGGTGCGATGTAGAGTTCGATACCCAGCTTTCGCACTTTTTCTTCACGTTCATTTTGTCGAGTCATGGTTACTGTGGTTTGGTCGAAGCTCACATAGGCCGGCCCAGTAGTGTGACGCTTTGAGCGCCAGAACGCGAAACAGAGCTCCCCGCGGCTGTACCTGGCTCCACGCGAGTTGGATGCCAACTTCGCCTGGAGGAGCaccatagtgggccggcccagctcgcgtGAGGCAACAACCTTGTGTTTttcgtgttttttgtttttgtttttctttttacctttttcatcttttttctatttatgttttctttatttttcctttcatttatacttgcaaatattctaataaatatattacaaaagcaAATTACATAATACATTAAAAAATGTTAGGCAagcattttaaaaaaatgttaactGTGCAAAGAGAAAATGTTTCTCATGCATACGTAAATGTataaaaaaatatacaatgtgtggaAAAAgcttgatcatgtatttaaaaataatTAATCCAACTATTTGAAAAAATTttaaacgagtatttgaaaaatattaatcaagcatttagaaatattaaacttttatttcaAAAATCATGACCATCTACAATTTTTTTAAACAGGTATATGGAAAATATTAAACAATTATCGAAAATATGTTAAATGCATGTACCATAATGTTAACCATGtatagaaaaaaatgttaatctggtattataaaaaatgttaatcatacatttgaaaaaatgttaaatgtgtgtagAAAAAATGTTTACCATGTATTAAAAGCAACTTAATTAATAATTTGAAAACAAAAGATAAATATGAATAGAAAAATGTTACCATCTATTTAAAAAATTAATTGGTATTAGAAAAATGTTAGTcaacattttaaaaatgttaagtGTGTACAGAAAAAATATTTATCATGTATTTTAAATTTTTAATCTGGTATTAGAAAAATGTTGAAAGCATGCTAATCTGGTATATGAAAAATATAAAGGAACCActtcaaaaatgttaaatgtgtctaGCAAATATGTTGACTATGCATTCAgtaaatgttaatcttgtattttaaTTTATTTAAACATGTATTGTAAAAATGTATTAGATATGTAccaaaaatgtgtatagaaaagcAGTAAAAACCCGAGAGAAAACAAAAGCAAAACTGATAAAAACGAAAAAAGAAACAAACAAAGCTGAAGAAAAATTAAGAATAAATTATAAGAATAAAGCACATGCAAAaacgagaaagaaacaaagaaaccaagtaaaaagaaaaaagaaaaaacccagTAAAAAcatagaaagaaagaaagaaaaacctgtgaaaaactagaaaaggccaaaaaaaccCTAGAAACAAACACCGCTCCAGCAAAATACACCAGCCAATTAGACCCGAACGGTATAGATCAGGTCATACATACACCGCTCGACTCGTCCATACCATATTGGTCGAGTGGGGTATAGAATGGACAATACTTCCCCTCAATAATGTCTATTAGGGCGTACAACACAAATTATACATTTGTCAGCAATGACCAAGAGAAGTACTTCACATATGACTTACCAGATGAGACATTTGTGTACAATCTTGTGATGGATGTTTCGGGTCGTACAAAGTCTCTCATTTGGGTAGAAGTATAAAGGCACAGCTTCAACGACGAGCTTATGCACTCCAGTGGAAACACAAGATCTCTGATCGGGCTATGTCGTCACGCGCCCACGTCGTGTCCTTACTGAAGGTGGTGGATTGAAGCTTTGCTTTGGGATGAGAATCCGAAGTTCAACTTTGTGGTGGACTCGCCATCATCGACAGACGTGTGGTGATTCCTTCTTGAAGGGGTAGCCTAGGAGTAGTGTATTTTTCGTTTATGTTGTGTCTTGTATTAGGTTAGTGGTTATCTGGGGGAGTTACCGTCGCGAGGTATATGGCCTTAgggtttttttctctttttttccgggTCGATGGTGTTCGCGGCTACTGGATTTTGCTCTATTACTaatatatggctgcatgcatcgtcgtgatgcagaggccagggtttATCCTCCTTTGCAAACAAAAATCTCTACAGTCCGATGGTGCAGCGCCTTCAAGCCTAGGCGAGGGGAAGGGATCCCCTTCAGTATTAGAGGAGGCAGGTGTTGGGTCATCTCTAGTTCCTGGTTTTAGTCTTGTCCTCAATTCCTTATGGCAGTTGCTGATCGTCGAGGCTTCATCCGTAGTCGTTTCAGGTGCCTTTGCGTAGTGGGCTTCTCCTCAACTAATTGTTCGTCATATAAAATTCTCTATTTGTTGGTTGTAGGTGTAGCGTTGTAAGCTGTTCTTCCAGCTCCCACGTATCCTTCGGCCCATGTTGTGTGGTGACCGTGTTCTCGTACTCCTGGCCGGTTttatggctttgttaattcaaagtcgggttCCTCTTAAGCCTTCTTCCTAAAAGAAAAGATGGCTCGCTGGTCCAGCACATCCATGGCACCGCCGCGACGACCTCGAACACCATGCACAAATTGTCGCAAAAAGACAAGAACACCATGCACAATGACTGCCGCTGCCCGGGCCTTGAGAGATTGGGGTATGGAATGGGTCATGGTGTGAGAGCAGTCTGACAAGTTTTCCCTCCTCGCATTGCGTGAGAGGAGCATGTGCGAACCAGGCGAGAAGTATAGATTATGTAACTGGCCGTTTAGCTGTCCATTCTTACCACTTGGAGGTTGAGACGTTTGCCTCCTACACATTCCGTTTCAGGGTATCTAGACAATGTCAACTAGTGGAACTAAACATTGTTAGTCGATGTACATTCTTACAATTAGTATATGGCTTCAATAGTGACACACAGGTGATGCGCAATCATACAGACGACTTGACCCATGCATAACCAACAGAAAATGAAGGTGCATGCACCGGGTACGGCCGTCTCTACTTCTTACGGATTAATTAGCGTATGAATAGCAGCCGTAGTGCCTAATCATGCAGCCGGCGAGTAATAAGAATAACGTTAATTCAGCACACTTGTTTAGTACATTAGGAGCATTGACCAAGCGTAATACAACCAACTAGTATTTGTTTTTTCTGACACTAACTAGCTGTTGTTGAGGCCTTGAGGGTAGCCCAATTTTTGGGCTTGGTAGTGTATTTATACCCTCATTCTGAGCAAAACTTAGCATCCATCCCAAACCTCCCAACTATACACTGCCTCCACCAGTCATTCAGCATGTCTCTCGTCGTGTTCCTTCTCGGGCTTGTTTTTTCATCGCATCTGTCCGCGTGTGGAGCTGCCACAGACACCATCGCATCCGGCGAAGCACTTATCGTGAACAACACCATCATCTCCAGCAACGGCAAATTTGCGCTTGGCTTCTTCCAAACAGGCAGTAAGTCCTCCCAAAACTCCCTCAACTGGTATCTAGGCATATGGTTCAACAAGGTCCCCAAGCTAACTCCAGTATGGGTCGCCAATGGTCATATCCCAATCATAGACCCCGTCTCATCGGTACTAACAGTCACCAGTGGAGGCAACCTTGTCATCTTGAACCAAGCCACCAAATCCACCATTTGGTCTGCCCAAACAAATGCCTCAACCAACAATAGCATCGCACTGCTGTTGAACAGTGGCAACTTCGTCTTGCGGAGTTCCTCAAACTCATCCAGTGTGTTGTGGCAGAGCTTCGACTACCCCACTGACACTTTCCTCCCTGGCATGAAACTGGGTTGGGACAAGGTCACTGGTCTGAACCGCCGTCTAGTTTCAAGGAGGAATTCGATTGACCTAGCTCCAGGAAAATACACCAGCCAATTAGACCCGAACGGTATAGATCAGGTCATACATACACCGCTCGACTCGTCCATACCGTATTGGTCGAGTGGGGTATGGAATGGACAATACTTCCCCTCAATAATGTCTATGAGGGCGTACAACACAAATTATACATTTGTCAACAATGACCAAGAGAAGTACTTCACATATGACTTACCAGACGAGACATTTGTGTACAATCTTGTGATGGATGTTTCGGGTCGTACAAAGTCTCTCATTTGGGTAGAAGGCTCAGTGGGTTGGAGAATGGTCTACGCTCAGCCTGCACTTCAATGTGACGTGTTTGCTGTTTGCGGACCTTTCACCACATGTAATGATCATACACTTCCATTCTGTAACTGTATGAAGGGCTTCTCCATTAGATCGCCCAATAACTGGGAGCTAGAAGATCGAACAGGAGGTTGTGAAAGAAATAGTCCATTATATTGTGGGATTAGCAACAACAGAAGTACGCAGGACATGTTCCACCCAATTACATGTGTTGGACTGCCCAATAATGGTAACAACATAGAAGAGGCTAGGAGTGTAGGCAGATGTGCACAAGTTTGCCTAGGCAACTGCACTTGCACTGCATATTCCTATGATAACAGCAGATGTTTTGTTTGGAATGGCGAATTAATTAATGTGATACAAAAGCAATGCAACGACTCCATTAATAGTAACAGAGCCACTCTTTACCTTCGCCTTGCCAACAGTGAGGTGCAAACAAACTTGGAAAACAACAACAGAAGATCATTAATCATTGGGGTGGCCATGGGTGCAAGTTTTGCTTTCTTCACTTTATTGTCGCTCTTCTTTCTGTTAGTGATTAGGAGAAGGAGGATGTCTGCTCATAGGATGGAAAAATATAAAGATAATGTTGGCATTACTTCATTCAAATACCTTGATTTGCAACATGCAACAAAAAACTTCTCGGAGAAGCTAGGGGCAGGTGGTTTTGGTTCTGTATTCAAGGGGTTTCTAAATGATTCTTGTGCCATAGCAGTTAAAAGACTTGATGGTGCTCGTCAGGGAGAAAAGCAATTCAGAGCTGAAGTTAGATCAATTGGAATTATTCAGCATAtcaatttagttaaactaattggcTTTTGTACAGAGGGGGATAGTAGGTTGCTTGTCTATGAACTCATGCCAAATCGTTCTCTTGATTCACATTTATTTCAAAGTAATGATACAGAAACGGTATTGGAATGGAGCATAAGGTATCAGATAGCTGTTGGAGTTGCTAGAGGACTTGCCTACTTGCATGATAATTGCCAGGATTGCATTATACATTGTGATATTAAGCCTGAGAACATACTTCTCGATGCTTCATTTATTCCAAAAATAGCAGATTTTGGGATGGCAAAGCTTCTTGGAAGGGATTTCAGTCGAGTGCTGACAACAATGAGAGGAACTATAGGGTATCTTGCGCCTGAATGGATTAGCGGAACTGTTATTACAGCAAAAGTTGATGTTTATAGCTATGGCATGATTTTGTTGGAACTCATATCGGGAAGCAGGAACTCGGGTGGAATCAGTGCTTCTAATATTGATGACGTTTATTTCCCTGTGCTAGTTGCAACTAAGCTACATAAGGGCGACATGGGGAGTTTGGTGGATCAGAATTTACGGGGTGAGTTCAATTTGGAACAGGTGGAAAGAGCTTTCAAGGTTGCGTGTTGGTGCATTCAAGATCATGAGTTTGATCGGCCTAAGATGGCTGAAGTTGTTCAATATCTGGAAGGTTTTCTTGAAGTTGACATACCCCCGGTGCCAAGATTTCTTCAAGCTATTGCAGGGAATCCACAATCAGAATGTAAGCAAGATTTCATTTATACATCTTTACTACAACATAGATTGTTACAGTCCAAGAAAGGATACAGGAAACCCATAACAACCTAACCGTGTTCTGTTTCTATATATGTGCGCTAGGCAAACCGTACCTGGACCAAACTTCACAAGAGGCGGTGAGGCTGTAAGATTTCGAAGGAGGCGCATCACATGATGAAGCACACTCTTCGCACGAAGGCCAGTCGCAACCTGCAACcatggagaaaatcttccctttgaCGGTCGCATGAAGGCCAAAACTTCAAGTTTAGCACATGTTCTACTGAACAAAATATCATCAAAGTTTATATACGTAAAAGTagtattcatttttatttttgtttgttctaTTCGACTAGCTAAAACCTCGTGCTTATTGTGATCCTGCTCGATTAGTTTCTACAGATTATAAATGTGGCATGCATGGATGCTTATTATTTAAATAGATGAACAAAATGAGCAAACTACTATATGTAACATCTATTTAAAACGTAAACAATGATTCTGAATGCCTGATGAGGATTCTGAATGGCCGaatatcatcatattaatatatGCTTGACCGCCTCCCCACTGTAGCCGACTACGTCGCCTTCCTTGCTTCCAGCTTTCACCCTGCAGGATCACCCACCCTTGAGCCCCGCCGACCACCTGCCCCAACTTTGCTTCACGTGGCGGCCGCTGCCGCTGAAGAATCTCGACATATATAAGCCGCCGCCGCAAGCTCctcaacgatttgatttttttgATGATATTCACTGATTTAAGAAAAAAAATCAcagatttgaaaaaaatcatgaatttaagaAAACATCACAAATGTTAAAAAAGTACACAAATTTAAAAACATTACACGGATGTCAAAAAAGGAcacaatttaaaaaaatgttagtgaaattttcacaaattttgaaaaataataattaataataAGTAAAATAAAAAGtaacataaaaataaaaaatataagtgaaaaaacataacagaaaactgaataaaaagcaaaaaaaaagtaGAAAACCTTTCAGAAGCATCTGGACGCTTACGTGGGCTAACCGATCAAACAACGACAATCCCTCCCGCGTTGGTGCACGCTATACAAAACATTATAACTGCAGAGTTAAACACCGAATTGGAATTCATGAAATTGCTATCGCCTCGGACAGACGTGCCACAAAGCGACCAGGACATGGACTGGCCTATAAACTAGTACAAGTTTTGGGAAATCGAAATACATTTTTCAAGGTTGTGTATGGTTTTTTGCCAGTTTTTTCCCTCAAGCTTTCAGTTCTATTCTTCATGATTTTTTTACGTATTTTCCCTTTTTTGTTGCGTTTTTTCTAGAAAAATTGGTACCTAAATTTTTAAAAATAAAACTTGATTTCAAAATTTAATAAATGTTCAAAGTTCCAAAACTGCTCAGAAATGTCAAACAATTTTAGGCGTTCCAAGCATATTCTTGTGTTCCAAAACTGGTTCACATTTTCTTACAATTTTTtcaacaatttcaaaaaatgttcatgtttcgaAGAAAGCAAATTAAGAAATAAAAGGTTATTGCATAAAAATGATCAATTTCCCTaatgaatttcagaaaatgttctgatttttttttaaaaaaattggaaatATGAAAAGTATTGTGTTTTTTTAATATTCTCTCAATGGTGAAAAGTACGTCGTGTATTCTAAAATATTTTCAAGTTCTCCAAAAATGGTTCAAATGTTACAAAAAATTCCAATCACGGTGTCGCCTGAGTAATAAAGTTTGCATGTTTGCCTCAAAAAAAAAGTTGATGTGTCTTTACTGAATTGCGGACTCTCGACACCCCAGTTTGGGCCAACCCATGGTCAACTTGTAGTTTCTTGTTTATctgtttctctttttccttttttatgttctatttatttcctttttttattttttcatctcTTTTCTGTGTATTATACAAATTTCATTTTGGCTAGCAAAAATATTCATCGtatattaattaaataaaagatatacTACAAAATTTTCATTATGCATTATAAAAAATGTTTGCAATATATTAAATATTGTTCAATGAATGCGTCGGGGGGTTGATTCTGAGCCACGAAAAATCCTCGAAATCCCTTGTTTGAGCTCAGGGGACTTGGGTTTACGTCTACAAGGCTACGAGCTAGGCGCGATGAAGACACAGtgagttacccaggttcgggccaccgtgcgatgttaaaccctactcctgcttggttgTATTGCTTGTGGATAGTGCTCGCGGTGTTATCCATGACGCACCgggggctccacgatgacctccgtcctgtcacgGCAACATCACTCATGTGATGGGCGTGCGACCCGCATTGCTGGGGCTACTCGGGGAGCCTCGCAGAAGGGTGCCTCGGGAGGGGGCCTCGTGAGGTTGCTCGCTGGGGTGGTAATTTCGGTGAAGTCCTTTGTATGAGAAGCCCCTCGTGGAGCAAGGCCCTCGCGAGGCTGCTGGCCTCACGGCGCCCCCTGGTAGGCTGCCTCATGAGTTGGGCCAAGGGGCCCTTCCTGGGCGGTAGGCAAATGGCCCGTGGTACCCTAGTTCCTACTAGGCTGACAGTAGCACCCGGGCCCGTGGCGCGCATACTCCACCCGTTGAGGAGCGAAACGGCAAGGGGCCTAAGACTGCCAGGCCCAGGcagggactgaaggaaatatgccctagaggcaataataaagttattatttatttccttatttcatgataaatgtttattattcatgctagaattgtattaaccggaaacataatacttgtgtgaatacatagacaaaccaaacgtcattagtatgcctctacttgactagctcgttgatcgaagatggttatgtttcctaaccatagacatgtgttgtcatttgattaacgggatcacatcattaggagaatgatgtgattgacatgacccattccattagcttagcacccgatcgtttagtatgttgttattgctttcttcatgacttatacatgttcctatgactatgagattatgcaactcccgtttgtcggaggaacactttgtgtgctaccaaacgtcacaacgtaactgggtgattataaaggtgctctacatgtgtctccaaaggtacatgctaggttggcgtatttcgagattaggatttgtcactccgattgtcggagaggtatctctgggccctctcggtaatgcacatcacataagccttgcaagcattgcaactaatgagttggttgcaagatgatgtattacggaacgagtaaagagacttgccggtaacgagattgaactaggtattaagataccgacgatcgaatctcgggcaagtaacataccgatgacaaagggaacaccgtatgttgttatgcggtctgaccgataaagatcttcgtagaatatgtaggagccaatatgagcatccaagttccgcaattggttattgaccagagacgtgtctcgttcatgtctacattgttctcgaacccgtagggtccgcacgcttaaggttttgatgacagttatattatgagtttatgagttttgatgtaccgaaggagttcggagtcctggatgagatcggggacatgacgaggagtcttgaaatggtcgagacgtaaagatcgatatattggatgactatattaggacatcggaaaggtttcgagtgattcgggtatttttcggagtaccggggagttacgggaatacgggggaagaagtatatgggccttattgggctttaggggagagggagaggcaggctgcgcgcccccccattgactagtccgaattggactagggggaggggcggcgccccctcctttcttctcttccctcttccccttccttgtctcctactcctactacctggaaagactcctagttggactaggaaaaggggaatcctactcccggtgggagtaggactcccctagggcgcgccatagagagggccggccctcccctccaccactcctttatatacgggggcagggggcaccccatagacacacaagttgatcttcgtgatcgttctcttagccgtgtgcggtgcccccctccaccatactcctcgataatattgtagcggtgcttaggcgaaaccctgcgacggtagaacatcaagatcgtcaccacgccgtcgtgctgacggaactcttccccgacactttgctggatcggagtccggggatcgtcatcgagctgaacgtgtgctagaactcggaggtgacgtagtttcggtctacgagggtacgtggacaacactctcccctctcgttgctatgcatcaccatgatcttgcgtgtgcgtaggatttttttaaaattactacgttccccaacagggacgCGTGGCAAGATGACGGGACTGGGGCGCCCCCACTTTCGACGACGCATGAGTAACCGCCATCCTGTTCATAGCCCGCCCGCACAGGGCGCAGGCGCATCATTGCTTCCCATCTCGCTCTCCGCCTTCGTTGCAAACTGATGCTCTACTTCCTCTTCCTCCTGCGCCCAATCCCTTTTCGCCTCCGctgccgccatggcgcccaagaggAAGACCTCCACCGCTGTGAAGGGCTAGGCGGCAATGGAAGGGGTGCTGCTGCCAGATCCGGCGCCAGTGAAGAGTGAGGGCCGCGCCCGTGCTTTCGCCGCCGCAACGAGGGCCTCCCCTCGGGGCTGGACGCAGTCTTCGGTCGCCACGGCGGAGGTCGGCTCCAGCGCCCGTGGAGGGACCGTGCCCCGCGGCCACGGGGGGCACGGCGTTTGtggctgtggagggcgcggcggagCGCCCACCCTTCTTCCCCCGGTGGAGGCCCACACAGTGGTGGCGGTGCACCAGTTCATCGTGGGGCTACAGCATCGCCGCCGTAGCTGGCTCCGGCTCTCGGACTCCTTGAGCGATGTCGGACAGCGAGCCCCTGGGCTTGTGGCTACAGGCGTACggcttcttgatacgtctccaatgtatctataatttttg
The window above is part of the Triticum aestivum cultivar Chinese Spring chromosome 2A, IWGSC CS RefSeq v2.1, whole genome shotgun sequence genome. Proteins encoded here:
- the LOC123187077 gene encoding G-type lectin S-receptor-like serine/threonine-protein kinase At2g19130; amino-acid sequence: MSLVVFLLGLVFSSHLSACGAATDTIASGEALIVNNTIISSNGKFALGFFQTGSKSSQNSLNWYLGIWFNKVPKLTPVWVANGHIPIIDPVSSVLTVTSGGNLVILNQATKSTIWSAQTNASTNNSIALLLNSGNFVLRSSSNSSSVLWQSFDYPTDTFLPGMKLGWDKVTGLNRRLVSRRNSIDLAPGKYTSQLDPNGIDQVIHTPLDSSIPYWSSGVWNGQYFPSIMSMRAYNTNYTFVNNDQEKYFTYDLPDETFVYNLVMDVSGRTKSLIWVEGSVGWRMVYAQPALQCDVFAVCGPFTTCNDHTLPFCNCMKGFSIRSPNNWELEDRTGGCERNSPLYCGISNNRSTQDMFHPITCVGLPNNGNNIEEARSVGRCAQVCLGNCTCTAYSYDNSRCFVWNGELINVIQKQCNDSINSNRATLYLRLANSEVQTNLENNNRRSLIIGVAMGASFAFFTLLSLFFLLVIRRRRMSAHRMEKYKDNVGITSFKYLDLQHATKNFSEKLGAGGFGSVFKGFLNDSCAIAVKRLDGARQGEKQFRAEVRSIGIIQHINLVKLIGFCTEGDSRLLVYELMPNRSLDSHLFQSNDTETVLEWSIRYQIAVGVARGLAYLHDNCQDCIIHCDIKPENILLDASFIPKIADFGMAKLLGRDFSRVLTTMRGTIGYLAPEWISGTVITAKVDVYSYGMILLELISGSRNSGGISASNIDDVYFPVLVATKLHKGDMGSLVDQNLRGEFNLEQVERAFKVACWCIQDHEFDRPKMAEVVQYLEGFLEVDIPPVPRFLQAIAGNPQSECKPYLDQTSQEAVRL